AAAGATTATCGTTAAACGTTCCCAGCGAGTAGGCCGAGGCAATACAGGCAAACTGTCCTCTGGCATGCCGGAGAATCGCGGAATCACTTTCAGGAACGTTTTCTTTATTCATCAGGCCGCAGTATGTAATATGTCAACTGGTGTTTCAATCAAGATATGAAACTATTCGATGCCCATTGTCATTTGCAGGATGCCCGCCTCCTACCGCACCTTGATGCCGCCATGATGCGCGCCTCATCGGCCGGGATTACCGGCTTGATGTGCTGTGGCAGTTGCGAAGCGGATTGGTCCCTGCTCCCCGATATTGCCCGCCGTTTCCCACAAGTCCGGCTCTCGTTCGGACTGCACCCCTGGTATATTGGCGAGAGAACGGCTGGCTGGCTGGACACCTTGGAAACGTTCCTCACGTCCACCCCGTCTGCTGTCGGCGAAATTGGACTTGATCATGCACTGGACAAAACCACCTTTGCGGATCAGGAGGCCGTTTTCCTGACTCAGATACATCTCGCCAATGAACTTGAACGCCCGGTCACAATCCATTGCCGCCGCGCCTGGGGACGACTTATGGAACTGTTGGATGAAAAAGGATGGCCCGCCTTTGGCTTTATTTTACATTCGTATTCCGGCTCCAGCGAACTGATTCAGCCGCTGGTTCGACGGGGGGCC
This DNA window, taken from bacterium, encodes the following:
- a CDS encoding TatD family hydrolase, which gives rise to MKLFDAHCHLQDARLLPHLDAAMMRASSAGITGLMCCGSCEADWSLLPDIARRFPQVRLSFGLHPWYIGERTAGWLDTLETFLTSTPSAVGEIGLDHALDKTTFADQEAVFLTQIHLANELERPVTIHCRRAWGRLMELLDEKGWPAFGFILHSYSGSSELIQPLVRRGAFFSFSGAITFERNIHGRAAAAAVPQDRLLIETDAPDLFPTQKLNPTGLINSDGNPVNEPANLLLVAQTIASLRGLTLEEVATITHFNANQWAVSSGQWAVSSEQ